In the genome of Oncorhynchus mykiss isolate Arlee chromosome 18, USDA_OmykA_1.1, whole genome shotgun sequence, one region contains:
- the LOC110497068 gene encoding neutral cholesterol ester hydrolase 1, which translates to MKLSSIVVTLILTVGVPYYIYTPLPAAIEDHLKLMLLDALFRAMLQVGDLCQCLGLSHHITVIRGSTLGLGSPGEMAGGQGGGMRVSDVDFDRVPVRVYEPPAAGGGDGGLRRAVMFYHGGGWALGTTKMGSYDVLCRQMSDELNAVVVSVEYRLAPEVHFPVQYEDCLAAAKHFLEPGILGKLSVDPQRVAVSGDSAGGNLAAAVAQQISVDDSVRVKFSVQALIYPVLQGLDLNTPSYQQNHNMPMLHRSMMARFWLLYLGVDTSLHPLLLSPSFLHHPSIPPSVRSHLNWTTLLPAKHIKHYKPVGMEMGSQEVTGQEGDLLPGLLDVRAAPLLAEQGVLSRTPRAYILTCEYDVLRDDGLMYTRRLQDAGVAVSSHHYDDGFHGALSFAHWPFFFDVGERMIRGYMDWLQENL; encoded by the exons ATGAAGTTGTCTTCTATTGTAGTAACATTGATATTAACGGTGGGTGTTCCTTATTACATCTATACACCGTTACCTGCTGCCATCGAGGATCATTTGAAACTGATGCTGTTGGACGCCTTATTCCGTGCTATGCTGCAAGTG ggTGACCTGTGCCAGTGTCTGGGTCTCAGTCACCACATCACAGTGATTCGGGGGTCCACATTGGGGCTGGGGTCCCCGGGGGAGATGGCGGGAGGGCAGGGAGGCGGGATGAGGGTGAGTGACGTGGACTTTGACAGAGTCCCGGTGCGCGTGTACGAACCCCCCGCCGCGGGGGGAGGAGACGGGGGTCTGAGGAGGGCTGTGATGTTCTACCATGGAGGAGGATGGGCCCTGGGGACCACCa AGATGGGGAGCTATGATGTCTTGTGTAGGCAGATGTCTGATGAGCTGAATGCAGTGGTTGTGTCTGTTGA gtaccgTCTGGCTCCAGAAGTGCATTTCCCTGTGCAGTATGAGGACTGTCTGGCTGCGGCCAAGCACTTCTTGGAGCCGGGCATTCTGGGAAAGTTGTCTGTGGATCCACAGCGCGTGGCCGTGTCAGGCGACAgcgctggaggaaacctggctgcAGCGGTCgcacagcag ATCTCGGTAGATGACAGTGTGCGTGTGAAGTTCAGTGTTCAGGCGTTAATCTACCCAGTCCTCCAGGGTCTAGACCTCAACACTCCATCCTACCAACAGAACCACAACATGCCCATGCTACACCGCTCTATGatggccag GTTCTGGCTGCTCTACCTGGGGGTTgatacctctctccatcccctcctcttgtccccctccttcctccatcatccctccatccctccctccgtccgcTCCCATCTCAACTGGACCACCCTTCTGCCGGCCAAACACATTAAGCATTACAAGCCTGTTGGCATGGAGATGGGGTCACAGGAGGTCACAGGGCAGGAGGGTGATCTTCTCCCGGGGTTGCTGGATGTCCGAGCGGCGCCGCTGCTGGCGGAACAGGGGGTTCTGAGTAGAACGCCGCGAGCTTACATTCTAACGTGTGAGTACGATGTGCTCAGAGACGATGGGTTGATGTACACCAGGAGGCTACAAGACGCTGGCGTCGCGGTTTCCAGCCATCACTATGACGACGGTTTCCACGGCGCCTTGAGTTTTGCTCACTGGCCGTTTTTCTTCGATGTGGGGGAAAGAATGATCAGAGGATACATGGACTGGCTGCAGGAAaacctctag